The following are from one region of the Meleagris gallopavo isolate NT-WF06-2002-E0010 breed Aviagen turkey brand Nicholas breeding stock chromosome 21, Turkey_5.1, whole genome shotgun sequence genome:
- the TMIGD1 gene encoding transmembrane and immunoglobulin domain-containing protein 1 isoform X1 gives MMAQRSRLTASCRVHILMLCFLAHVATGVELSVNNHNDDFTLTISSGSLASLSCLAQNSSQAEELLWYRGSSRVDLKDENKVNISNICISPVSESDNGVAFTCRLVRDQSVQVSVVLDVRFPPSVGEDESIYIEEGKDVTLTCNAKSNPQGQTTWYKNNTILTLQNHYQVYQTSETFQLSIKKVQKSDNGTYTCEVKSSCGDSSKDFHLIVEDKKTVFPKEAVIAAVVVVALTALFGIVAQKEKIFKCFKKPSETALE, from the exons ATGATGGCACAGAGAAGCAGACTCACAGCCTCCTGCCGAGTGCACATCctcatgctttgctttttggCACACGTAGCCACAG GTGTAGAACTGTCTGTCAATAACCACAACGATGACTTCACCCTGACCATATCGTCCGGGTCTCTCGCCTCCCTGTCCTGCCTAGCACAGAACAGCAGCCAAGCCGAGGAGCTGCTCTGGTACCGAGGAAGTAGCCGTGTGGATCTGAAAGATGAGAATAAAGTGAACATCAGCAACATCTGCATCTCTCCAGTCTCTGAGTCTGACAATGGCGTTGCCTTCACGTGCAGGCTGGTACGGGACCAGTCCGTGCAGGTCTCGGTGGTCCTGGACGTCCGCT TTCCTCCCTCTGTGGGTGAAGATGAGTCCATCTACATTGAAGAAGGCAAAGACGTCACTCTGACCTGCAATGCCAAGTCCAACCCTCAAGGCCAAACAACGTGGTACAAGAACAACACCATCCTAACATTGCAAAATCACTACCAGGTGTACCAGACCAGTGAGACCTTCCAGCTCTCTATCAAGAAAGTACAGAAGTCTGACAACGGGACCTACACTTGTGAAGTGAAATCTTCTTGTGGAGACAGCAGTAAGGATTTCCACCTGATAGTTGAAG ATAAAAAAACCGTTTTCCCCAAGGAGGCTGTTATCGCTGCTGTTGTGGTGGTTGCACTCACTGCGCTTTTTGGAATCGTggctcagaaagaaaaaatatttaag tgcttcaAAAAACCAAGCGAAACGGCCCT ggAGTGA
- the TMIGD1 gene encoding transmembrane and immunoglobulin domain-containing protein 1 isoform X2, with protein sequence MMAQRSRLTASCRVHILMLCFLAHVATGVELSVNNHNDDFTLTISSGSLASLSCLAQNSSQAEELLWYRGSSRVDLKDENKVNISNICISPVSESDNGVAFTCRLVRDQSVQVSVVLDVRFPPSVGEDESIYIEEGKDVTLTCNAKSNPQGQTTWYKNNTILTLQNHYQVYQTSETFQLSIKKVQKSDNGTYTCEVKSSCGDSSKDFHLIVEDKKTVFPKEAVIAAVVVVALTALFGIVAQKEKIFKCFKKPSETAL encoded by the exons ATGATGGCACAGAGAAGCAGACTCACAGCCTCCTGCCGAGTGCACATCctcatgctttgctttttggCACACGTAGCCACAG GTGTAGAACTGTCTGTCAATAACCACAACGATGACTTCACCCTGACCATATCGTCCGGGTCTCTCGCCTCCCTGTCCTGCCTAGCACAGAACAGCAGCCAAGCCGAGGAGCTGCTCTGGTACCGAGGAAGTAGCCGTGTGGATCTGAAAGATGAGAATAAAGTGAACATCAGCAACATCTGCATCTCTCCAGTCTCTGAGTCTGACAATGGCGTTGCCTTCACGTGCAGGCTGGTACGGGACCAGTCCGTGCAGGTCTCGGTGGTCCTGGACGTCCGCT TTCCTCCCTCTGTGGGTGAAGATGAGTCCATCTACATTGAAGAAGGCAAAGACGTCACTCTGACCTGCAATGCCAAGTCCAACCCTCAAGGCCAAACAACGTGGTACAAGAACAACACCATCCTAACATTGCAAAATCACTACCAGGTGTACCAGACCAGTGAGACCTTCCAGCTCTCTATCAAGAAAGTACAGAAGTCTGACAACGGGACCTACACTTGTGAAGTGAAATCTTCTTGTGGAGACAGCAGTAAGGATTTCCACCTGATAGTTGAAG ATAAAAAAACCGTTTTCCCCAAGGAGGCTGTTATCGCTGCTGTTGTGGTGGTTGCACTCACTGCGCTTTTTGGAATCGTggctcagaaagaaaaaatatttaag tgcttcaAAAAACCAAGCGAAACGGCCCT GTAA
- the BLMH gene encoding bleomycin hydrolase — protein MNAHAGLSTEKAAAFTRRLRAEPQFLLAQNVATCNDPLEVCLQRQVVQDTIQVFQHAVPAEGKPVTNQKNSGRCWIFSCLNAMRLPFMKKYNIEEFEFSQSYLFFWDKVERCYYFLNAFVETAQKKEPIDGRLVQFLLSNPTNDGGQWDMLVNIIEKYGVVPKKYFPESHTTEATRRMNEILNHKMREYCLRLRNMVATGTNKEELCAAMDTMIEEVFRIVSTCLGNPPETFCWEFRDKEKNYHKFGPLTPVQFYNEHVKPYFNMEDKVCLVNDPRPQNPYCQLYTVEYLGNMAGGRKTLYNNQPIDVLKKLAATSIKDGEAVWFGCDVAKHFYGKLGINDLNIFNHELVFGVSVKNMNKAERLIFGDSMMTHAMVLTAVSEKDGQEDCFEKWRVENSWGEDRGNKGYLIMTDDWFSEYVYEVVVDKKYVPEDILAVMEQEPIVLPAWDPMGALAK, from the exons ATGAACGCCCACG CGGGGCTCAGCACCGAAAAGGCCGCGGCCTTCACCCGGCGGCTGCGGGCCGAGCCGCAGTTCCTGCTGGCCCAGAACGTGGCGACCTGCAACGACCCGCTGGAGGTTTGTCTGCAGCGGCAGGTGGTGCAGGACACCATACAGGTCTTCCAACACGCCGTGCCCGCCGAGGGCAAGCCTGTCACCAACCAGAAGAATTCTG GGAGATGTTGGATCTTTTCCTGCCTCAATGCAATGCGTCTTCCCTTCATGAAGAAGTACAACATTGAAGAGTTTGAATTCAGCCAGTCATATCTCTTTTTTTGGGACAAG GTTGAACGTTGTTACTACTTTCTAAATGCCTTTGTGGAAACAGCTCAGAAAAAGGAACCCATAGATGGAAGGCTGGTGCAATTCCTGCTCTCTAACCCCACAAATGATGGAGGCCAGTGGGATATGCTGGTTAACATTATAG aaaagtaTGGTGTTGTTCCCAAGAAGTACTTTCCTGAATCTCACACCACAGAGGCTACTAGAAGGATGAATGAGATCTTGAATCATAAG ATGAGAGAGTACTGCTTGCGACTGAGAAACATGGTGGCAACTGGAACAAATAAGGAAGAACTTTGTGCTGCAATGGACACCATGATCGAAGAG gtgttcagaaTAGTGAGTACCTGCCTGGGCAACCCTCCAGAGACCTTCTGCTGGGAGTTCCGGGATAAGGAGAAGAACTATCACAAATTTGGTCCTCTGACACCAGTGCAGTTCTACAACGAGCACGTGAAGCCTTATTTCAACATGGAGGACAAG GTGTGTCTAGTGAATGATCCTCGACCTCAGAACCCATACTGCCAGCTGTACACAGTGGAGTACCTGGGCAACATGGCAGGAGGGAGGAAGACTCTCTATAACAACCAGCCTATTGATGTCTTGAAAAAATTGGCTGCAACGTCTATTAAAGATGGagag GCTGTGTGGTTTGGCTGTGATGTTGCAAAGCACTTCTATGGCAAGCTGGGAATCAATGACTTGAATAT ATTTAACCATGAGCTGGTGTTTGGTGTCTCTGTGAAGAACATGAACAAGGCAGAACGGTTGATCTTTGGAGACTCCATGATGACCCATGCCATGGTCCTGACAGCTGTCTCGGAGAAG GATGGGCAAGAAGACTGCTTTGAAAAGTGGCGAGTGGAAAATTCCTGGGGTGAAGATCGTGGTAATAAAG GTTACCTGATCATGACGGATGACTGGTTCTCTGAGTACGTGTATGAAGTTGTGGTGGACAAGAAGTATGTGCCAGAAGACATCTTGGCAGTGATGGAGCAAGAACCCATTGTTTTGCCAGCATGGGACCCCATGGGGGCCTTAGCCAAGTGA